In Candidatus Roseilinea sp., one DNA window encodes the following:
- a CDS encoding LPS biosynthesis protein → MELQDYIQIVKRRWWIVVLTALIAAASAFVFSRLQTPIYKSSMKLTIQPARTDFGQTQAAKQLLLSYISIIRTERNAAEVGKRLKLDYSPAYIYGQTRMADDAASYGVEIEVRDYDGETANRIAREWAQLFVEFRNRDNAKQRREDRVEAIMGDDPRYVQDYPRTGVNTAAGLLLGLAAGAAIAALLEWRQSALLRTPKDVERNLTLPVVGAIPAD, encoded by the coding sequence ATGGAGCTACAAGATTACATTCAAATCGTCAAACGGCGCTGGTGGATCGTCGTGCTGACGGCGCTGATCGCAGCCGCCAGCGCGTTCGTCTTCAGCCGGCTGCAGACGCCGATCTACAAGTCGTCCATGAAGCTGACGATTCAACCGGCGCGCACCGACTTCGGTCAAACCCAGGCCGCCAAGCAGTTGCTGTTGTCTTACATCAGCATCATTCGCACCGAGCGCAACGCGGCGGAGGTCGGCAAGCGCCTGAAGTTGGATTACTCACCGGCTTATATTTACGGCCAGACGCGCATGGCCGATGACGCCGCCAGCTATGGCGTGGAGATCGAAGTGCGTGACTACGACGGTGAGACGGCCAATCGCATCGCGCGGGAGTGGGCCCAATTGTTCGTCGAGTTTCGCAACCGCGATAACGCCAAACAGCGTCGCGAGGATCGCGTCGAAGCGATCATGGGCGACGACCCGCGCTACGTTCAGGATTACCCGCGCACCGGCGTGAATACGGCGGCGGGTTTGCTCTTGGGCTTGGCTGCCGGCGCAGCGATTGCGGCATTGCTCGAATGGCGACAATCTGCGTTGCTCCGCACACCGAAGGACGTCGAACGCAACCTGACGCTCCCTGTCGTCGGCGCCATCCCGGCCGACTGA
- a CDS encoding ABC transporter permease, whose product MFRPVRESPQKSFRWPEIRSAASNVVRAFGLIWQAHPSSTLGMAGVTLLRAALPAAQAWAGKLIVDGVVDAIGRVPSTDFWAALQPVLPFLVLEFILVTVGAVLNQMRSLFEHVLHARLSHTINTAIIRKSLALDLYFFENAEYYDKLENARREADHRALSILNDGFSLVQHTITLASFVALLLAFSPLLALLLLGATIPLFIAQTRFSELRFRLLTWRAPEARRMMYLERLLTNNESAKEVKLFGLGEPLLKRYRDLFWKFYAEDTALAKRRSAISIGFGVLTSLSYYVAYAWIVLRTVTGAITLGSMMLYLTVFRQSQSTFQGMLQSINALYESALFMSNLYGFLGLEPQMKASGAPLKVPRPIVRGIEFRNVSFKYPGRSEWALRNISVTIGPGEKLALVGANGAGKTTFIKLLTRLYDPTEGQILLDGVDLREYDIDDLRLRIGVIFQDFVRYMMTAGENIGFGQIEALDDRPRIERAAEKGGADEVIAALPQGYDTMLGAWFERGRELSGGQWQKIALGRAFMRDAEVLVLDEPTSALDAEREYEIFQRFRQLTDGRIAILISHRFSTVRMADRIAVLENGELIELGTHRELLEKDGVYARLFNMQAEGYR is encoded by the coding sequence ATGTTTCGACCTGTCCGGGAGTCGCCTCAGAAAAGCTTTCGCTGGCCGGAGATCCGTTCCGCCGCATCGAACGTCGTCAGGGCGTTCGGTTTGATCTGGCAGGCGCACCCGTCCAGCACGCTCGGCATGGCTGGCGTGACGCTGTTGCGCGCGGCTCTGCCAGCGGCGCAGGCGTGGGCTGGCAAGCTCATCGTAGACGGCGTAGTGGATGCTATCGGGCGCGTCCCATCCACCGATTTTTGGGCAGCACTGCAGCCGGTGCTGCCGTTTCTGGTCTTGGAGTTCATCCTGGTGACCGTCGGCGCAGTCTTGAACCAGATGCGCAGCTTGTTCGAACATGTGCTGCACGCGCGCCTGTCGCATACCATCAACACTGCTATCATTCGCAAGTCGCTCGCGCTCGACTTATATTTCTTCGAAAACGCCGAGTACTATGACAAGTTGGAGAACGCCCGGCGCGAAGCCGACCACCGCGCGCTCAGCATCTTGAACGATGGCTTCTCGCTCGTGCAGCACACGATCACCCTAGCGTCGTTCGTCGCGCTGCTGCTCGCCTTCAGCCCACTGCTGGCGCTGTTGTTGTTAGGTGCGACGATTCCACTCTTCATCGCGCAGACGCGCTTCAGCGAGCTGCGCTTCCGGCTGCTCACCTGGCGCGCGCCTGAAGCGCGGCGCATGATGTATCTGGAGCGTCTGCTGACCAACAACGAAAGCGCCAAGGAGGTCAAGCTGTTCGGCTTGGGCGAGCCTTTGCTCAAGCGCTATCGTGACCTGTTTTGGAAGTTCTACGCCGAGGATACTGCGCTGGCCAAGCGGCGCAGCGCGATCAGCATCGGCTTCGGTGTGCTTACCAGCCTGTCCTACTACGTGGCCTACGCGTGGATCGTCCTTCGCACCGTCACAGGCGCCATCACCTTAGGAAGCATGATGCTCTACCTGACGGTCTTTCGGCAGAGCCAGAGCACGTTTCAGGGCATGCTGCAGAGCATAAACGCGCTCTATGAAAGCGCATTGTTCATGAGCAACCTGTATGGCTTCCTCGGCCTGGAGCCGCAGATGAAAGCGTCGGGTGCGCCGTTGAAAGTGCCACGCCCAATCGTTCGCGGCATCGAGTTCCGCAACGTCTCCTTCAAGTATCCGGGCAGGTCCGAGTGGGCGCTGCGCAACATCTCGGTGACCATTGGCCCCGGCGAGAAGCTGGCGCTGGTCGGAGCGAATGGCGCCGGCAAGACCACCTTCATCAAGCTGCTCACGCGGCTGTACGACCCAACCGAGGGACAGATCCTGCTTGATGGCGTGGACTTGCGCGAGTACGACATTGACGATTTGCGCTTGCGCATCGGCGTGATCTTCCAGGATTTCGTGCGCTACATGATGACCGCCGGTGAGAACATCGGCTTCGGGCAGATCGAGGCGCTGGACGACCGGCCGCGCATCGAGCGTGCGGCGGAGAAGGGTGGGGCAGACGAAGTGATTGCTGCGCTGCCGCAGGGCTACGACACGATGCTGGGCGCGTGGTTCGAGCGCGGGCGAGAACTCAGCGGCGGCCAGTGGCAAAAGATCGCGCTGGGCCGTGCCTTTATGCGCGACGCCGAAGTGCTGGTGCTCGACGAACCAACTTCCGCGCTCGACGCCGAACGCGAATACGAGATCTTCCAACGCTTCCGCCAGCTCACCGATGGTCGTATCGCCATCCTGATCAGCCATCGCTTCAGCACGGTGCGCATGGCCGACCGCATCGCCGTGCTGGAGAATGGCGAGCTGATTGAGCTGGGCACGCATCGCGAGTTGCTGGAGAAAGATGGCGTGTATGCCCGGCTGTTCAACATGCAAGCCGAGGGGTACCGGTAA
- a CDS encoding tyrosine protein kinase, whose product MNLITLTDPKSPAAEAYRTLRTNLHFAMLDAPLRTLLVASPDSGQSATKVLANLAVTLAQGGRRVIAVDADLREPALHTAFDMPNATGLADWLDSGANGSGEPPLRPTSLPNLSLLTSGTPPAIPADLISSARMTHAIERLVGMTDLVLFSAPPLGQVSDAAVLASRVDGVLLVVEAGKTRRDHAQQAKEILARAHARLIGAVMLGAK is encoded by the coding sequence ATGAACCTGATCACACTCACCGATCCGAAATCGCCTGCTGCTGAGGCGTATCGCACGTTGCGCACGAATTTGCACTTTGCTATGCTCGACGCGCCGCTGCGGACGTTGCTCGTCGCTTCGCCGGATTCCGGCCAAAGCGCGACGAAGGTCCTGGCAAACTTAGCCGTCACGTTAGCGCAAGGTGGGAGGCGTGTGATTGCCGTGGACGCCGATCTGCGTGAGCCGGCGCTACACACCGCCTTCGACATGCCGAATGCAACCGGCCTGGCCGATTGGCTCGACAGTGGCGCGAACGGTTCGGGCGAGCCGCCGTTGCGCCCGACGTCGCTACCGAACCTGAGCTTGCTGACTAGTGGAACGCCGCCGGCTATCCCCGCCGATCTCATCAGCTCGGCGCGCATGACCCACGCCATCGAACGACTCGTCGGCATGACCGACTTGGTTTTGTTCAGTGCGCCCCCACTCGGACAGGTCAGCGATGCAGCTGTGTTGGCTTCGCGCGTGGATGGCGTGTTGCTTGTCGTGGAAGCCGGCAAGACACGTCGTGATCATGCGCAGCAAGCGAAAGAGATCCTCGCCCGCGCGCACGCGCGGTTGATCGGCGCTGTGATGCTGGGCGCGAAATGA
- a CDS encoding undecaprenyl-phosphate alpha-N-acetylglucosaminyl 1-phosphate transferase, translating into MVELLLLFFGALVITIAATPVSKWLAPRVGVIAQPRARDIHTKPVPKLGGLAILLSVLAAALVLGRQLEFRQFAAIVVAATLMSFMGLVDDRFNLNAYIKLVIQACAAVMVYLFGVRVMMFSNPVLDALLTVVWIVGITNAMNFLDNMDGLLAGISAVISSFFLVLAIINGQYLVGLLSAAVLGACVGFLVWNFNPASVFMGDSGSMFLGFLLACIAVKLRFLGQSPMVSWMVPVILMGLPIFDMTLATLSRLRRGKNPLTSPGKDHTSHRIANHGFTRREAVMILYLVCGALGITAVIASVANVWANLIIAVVLLGVGGYMLWFMEFGPWKLTTID; encoded by the coding sequence ATGGTCGAACTCCTTCTCCTCTTCTTCGGCGCGTTAGTGATCACCATCGCCGCTACGCCGGTGAGCAAATGGCTCGCGCCGCGCGTCGGCGTGATCGCTCAGCCGAGGGCGCGCGATATCCACACCAAGCCGGTGCCGAAGCTGGGCGGGCTGGCCATCCTGCTCAGCGTGCTGGCCGCAGCGCTGGTGCTGGGCCGCCAGCTCGAGTTCCGGCAGTTCGCGGCTATCGTCGTTGCGGCAACGTTGATGTCGTTCATGGGCCTGGTGGACGATCGCTTCAACCTCAACGCCTACATCAAACTGGTCATCCAGGCGTGCGCTGCGGTGATGGTCTATCTGTTCGGGGTGCGCGTCATGATGTTCAGCAACCCCGTGCTGGATGCGTTGCTCACCGTGGTCTGGATCGTCGGCATCACCAACGCCATGAATTTCCTGGACAACATGGATGGCTTGCTAGCTGGAATCAGCGCCGTGATCTCGTCCTTCTTCCTCGTGCTGGCCATCATCAACGGGCAATACTTGGTGGGTCTGCTCAGTGCGGCGGTCTTGGGCGCATGTGTCGGATTTTTGGTGTGGAACTTCAACCCGGCGAGCGTGTTCATGGGCGACTCGGGCAGCATGTTCCTTGGCTTTCTGCTGGCGTGCATCGCCGTCAAATTGCGCTTCTTGGGTCAGAGCCCGATGGTTTCGTGGATGGTGCCGGTGATCCTGATGGGCCTGCCGATCTTCGATATGACGCTGGCGACCCTCTCACGGCTGCGACGCGGCAAGAACCCACTCACGTCGCCGGGCAAAGATCACACCTCGCACCGCATCGCCAATCATGGCTTCACCCGGCGCGAAGCCGTGATGATCCTCTACCTGGTGTGCGGCGCGCTCGGCATCACGGCGGTCATTGCCTCGGTTGCCAATGTCTGGGCCAACCTGATCATCGCTGTTGTATTGTTGGGTGTTGGGGGCTACATGCTGTGGTTCATGGAGTTTGGACCTTGGAAGCTGACAACGATAGATTGA
- a CDS encoding UDP-N-acetyl-D-glucosamine dehydrogenase has product MPGSGSALRRAAARSVAYRTDQRIAVLGLGYVGLPLAVAFAKAGRRVVGVDVDACKVAQLNAGKSYIADVPGEDVAQVVQAGSFTASSSYDVLLDCDVIFICVPTPFDAMRAPDLSYVVSAAEGIQPWLSKGQLVILQSTTYPGTTQEIVQPILERGGLKAGVDFDLAFCPERIDPGRTDWTVSNTPKVVGGVTHESTQRAAVVLGALGAPVHCVSSPRAAEMTKLLENIFRSVNIALVNELALLSERMGIDIWEVIEAAKTKPFGFMPFTPGAGVGGHCIGVDPYYLSWKAREYDFYTKFIELAAEMNQSMPFHVVDLIEQALDQLHVALRDATVMVLGVAFKRDVDDPRNSPAERVIELLLRRGAKVMYHDPYVPRFHVGGNVFYHEPVALLSQPLSESNLRKAHCAVIVTGHRVVDYGFVVRTAPSVVDCCNATLAVDGDKRHVVRLGVGR; this is encoded by the coding sequence ATGCCCGGATCCGGGAGCGCCCTCCGGCGCGCTGCGGCCCGTTCCGTCGCCTACCGAACCGATCAGCGTATCGCAGTCCTAGGATTGGGCTACGTCGGCCTGCCGCTGGCGGTGGCGTTTGCCAAAGCTGGCCGGCGCGTCGTCGGCGTGGACGTGGACGCGTGCAAAGTAGCGCAACTCAACGCCGGCAAGAGCTACATCGCCGATGTGCCGGGTGAAGATGTCGCGCAGGTCGTGCAGGCCGGCTCCTTCACTGCCTCGAGCAGCTACGACGTCCTGCTCGACTGCGATGTGATCTTCATCTGTGTGCCAACGCCGTTCGACGCCATGCGCGCGCCAGACCTTTCATATGTGGTCAGCGCAGCCGAGGGGATCCAGCCGTGGCTCTCCAAAGGGCAACTCGTCATCCTTCAGAGCACCACCTATCCCGGCACGACGCAGGAGATCGTACAGCCCATCCTCGAGCGTGGGGGCCTGAAGGCGGGCGTGGACTTCGACCTGGCTTTCTGTCCCGAACGCATTGACCCCGGCCGCACCGATTGGACGGTGTCGAACACCCCCAAGGTGGTCGGCGGGGTGACGCACGAGAGCACGCAGCGTGCGGCCGTCGTGCTGGGCGCGCTCGGTGCGCCGGTGCATTGCGTGTCGTCGCCACGAGCGGCCGAAATGACCAAGTTGCTAGAAAACATCTTTCGCTCGGTCAACATTGCGCTGGTGAACGAGTTGGCGCTACTGAGCGAACGCATGGGCATTGACATCTGGGAGGTAATCGAAGCAGCCAAGACCAAGCCCTTCGGTTTCATGCCCTTCACGCCTGGCGCAGGAGTCGGTGGACATTGCATCGGTGTAGATCCCTACTACTTGTCTTGGAAGGCCCGCGAATACGACTTCTACACCAAATTCATCGAGCTGGCTGCCGAGATGAACCAGAGCATGCCCTTCCACGTCGTGGATCTAATCGAGCAGGCGCTGGACCAGCTGCACGTTGCCTTGCGCGATGCCACGGTGATGGTGTTGGGTGTAGCCTTCAAGCGTGACGTGGACGATCCGCGCAACTCGCCGGCCGAACGCGTGATCGAGTTGTTGCTGCGGCGCGGCGCCAAAGTCATGTATCACGATCCGTATGTGCCGCGCTTCCACGTCGGCGGCAACGTCTTCTATCACGAGCCGGTCGCGCTGCTGTCTCAGCCCTTGAGCGAGTCAAATCTGCGCAAGGCACACTGCGCTGTGATCGTTACCGGCCATCGCGTGGTGGATTACGGGTTCGTGGTGCGCACTGCGCCGTCGGTTGTAGATTGTTGCAACGCGACTCTGGCTGTGGACGGCGATAAGCGCCATGTCGTGCGTTTGGGTGTGGGGCGCTGA
- the gcvPA gene encoding putative glycine dehydrogenase (decarboxylating) subunit 1, whose protein sequence is MNYIPHTDEERREMLARIGVEHIEDLFVAIPEKFRFPRLNLPEAVTEMEAMWELGALADANADVNHHACFLGAGAYNHYIPSLVDHIIRRGEFFTAYTPYQPEVSQGTLQAIFEFQSMMSALTGLEISTASHYDGATAFAEAALMSMAITQRHKVIVSCAIHPHYRRVLRTYTQFHPNVEIIEADLTDLADLIDRSTACVCIQNPNFFGQFEDVTGLADRIHAAGALFVTVVNPISLGLFKPPAEYGADIAVGEGQPLGIPLSFGGPYLGFFCTRREFMRRIPGRIVGETVDREGKRGYVLTLKTREQDIRREKATSNICTNQGLMALAACVYMSVMGKHGLRQAAHLCYQKAHYAADRIGKLEGWRVWTDKPFFNEFVVACPAPVKEINDYLLDEHDIIGGYDLGRDYPELPDHMLLCCTETNTREEIDALVEALAELT, encoded by the coding sequence ATGAATTACATCCCGCACACCGACGAAGAGCGCCGCGAGATGCTCGCGCGCATCGGCGTCGAGCACATCGAAGACCTGTTCGTTGCGATCCCGGAAAAGTTTCGCTTCCCGCGCCTGAATTTGCCCGAGGCCGTGACCGAGATGGAGGCGATGTGGGAGCTCGGCGCGCTGGCCGACGCCAACGCCGACGTCAACCACCACGCCTGCTTCCTCGGCGCCGGCGCCTACAATCACTACATCCCCAGCTTGGTGGACCACATCATCCGGCGCGGCGAGTTCTTCACCGCCTACACGCCTTACCAGCCGGAGGTTAGCCAGGGCACGTTGCAGGCCATCTTCGAGTTCCAGAGCATGATGAGCGCGCTGACCGGGTTGGAGATCAGCACGGCTTCGCACTACGACGGCGCGACGGCATTTGCCGAGGCCGCGCTGATGTCCATGGCCATCACGCAGCGCCACAAAGTGATCGTCTCGTGCGCCATCCACCCGCATTACCGTCGCGTGCTTCGCACCTATACACAGTTTCATCCCAACGTCGAGATCATCGAGGCCGACCTCACCGACCTTGCCGACCTGATTGACCGGAGCACCGCCTGCGTCTGCATCCAGAACCCGAACTTCTTTGGCCAGTTCGAGGACGTGACCGGGCTGGCCGACCGCATTCACGCTGCAGGCGCGCTCTTCGTCACCGTCGTCAACCCGATCTCGCTTGGACTGTTCAAGCCGCCGGCGGAATACGGCGCAGACATCGCGGTGGGCGAAGGTCAGCCGCTCGGCATTCCGCTGAGCTTCGGCGGGCCGTACCTCGGCTTCTTCTGCACCCGCCGCGAGTTCATGCGCCGCATCCCCGGCCGGATCGTCGGCGAGACGGTAGATCGCGAGGGCAAGCGCGGCTACGTGCTCACGCTCAAGACACGCGAGCAAGACATTCGCCGCGAGAAAGCCACCAGCAACATCTGCACCAACCAGGGCTTGATGGCGCTCGCCGCATGCGTTTACATGAGCGTGATGGGCAAGCATGGCCTGCGCCAGGCAGCACACCTGTGTTACCAAAAGGCGCACTATGCCGCCGACCGCATCGGCAAGCTGGAGGGCTGGCGCGTGTGGACGGACAAGCCGTTCTTCAACGAGTTCGTCGTGGCCTGTCCTGCGCCGGTGAAGGAGATCAACGACTATCTGCTCGATGAGCACGACATCATCGGCGGTTACGACCTGGGCCGGGATTACCCCGAGCTGCCGGATCACATGCTGCTGTGCTGCACCGAGACGAACACGCGCGAGGAAATTGACGCGCTGGTGGAAGCCCTGGCGGAATTGACGTGA
- the manC gene encoding mannose-1-phosphate guanylyltransferase: protein MYHALIMAGGSGTRLWPLSRKDRPKQSLALVEERTMFQVTAYRLQPLIPLERVHVVTNAQMAAIFKTQVPDIPEANYIIEPSAKDNGPAVGLALTHIAYADPDATVAILTADHHIGKTAEFHMALQAAYEVAQDDYIVTLGIMPTYPSTGFGYIERGDAMEARHGLHVFHARRFTEKPKREVAETYLADGRHSWNSGMFIMKCRVGLREFQRQQPEFAAALARLEMTIGSPAYKDALQDAWDVAPKKSIDYAIMEGAERVAVIPVDIDWSDIGSWASLLDILPKDAQGNAFFGGQVLAIETSNTLVRTSDRFVAIMGLKDAVIVDTPDALLVCSLDRVADLKQIVERLRQERRDDLL, encoded by the coding sequence ATGTATCACGCACTCATCATGGCCGGCGGAAGCGGCACGCGACTCTGGCCGCTCAGTCGTAAAGATCGTCCCAAGCAGTCATTGGCGCTCGTCGAAGAGCGGACGATGTTTCAAGTGACTGCCTACCGGTTGCAACCGCTCATCCCGCTGGAGCGCGTGCACGTAGTCACCAACGCCCAGATGGCCGCGATCTTCAAGACCCAGGTGCCGGATATTCCTGAGGCCAACTACATCATCGAGCCCAGCGCCAAGGATAATGGCCCGGCGGTCGGCCTGGCGCTCACGCATATCGCGTATGCCGATCCGGACGCCACGGTAGCCATCCTGACCGCCGACCATCACATCGGCAAGACGGCGGAATTCCACATGGCGTTGCAAGCCGCTTATGAGGTCGCCCAAGATGACTACATCGTCACCCTCGGCATCATGCCGACGTATCCCTCGACTGGCTTCGGTTACATCGAGCGCGGTGATGCGATGGAGGCCCGGCACGGCCTCCACGTCTTTCACGCCCGCCGCTTCACCGAAAAGCCGAAACGGGAGGTCGCAGAGACGTATCTCGCCGACGGCCGGCACTCTTGGAACAGCGGCATGTTCATCATGAAGTGCCGTGTCGGCTTGCGCGAGTTTCAACGCCAGCAGCCGGAATTCGCTGCAGCTCTGGCCCGGTTAGAGATGACCATCGGCAGCCCGGCTTACAAAGATGCGCTGCAGGATGCCTGGGATGTCGCGCCGAAGAAGTCCATAGACTATGCCATCATGGAGGGCGCTGAACGCGTTGCCGTGATCCCCGTGGACATTGACTGGAGCGACATCGGCAGTTGGGCTTCGTTGTTGGACATCCTACCGAAAGATGCACAGGGTAACGCGTTCTTCGGCGGTCAGGTGCTAGCGATCGAGACCAGCAATACCCTCGTGCGCACCAGCGATCGCTTCGTCGCTATCATGGGCTTGAAAGACGCCGTCATCGTGGATACGCCCGATGCGTTGCTGGTATGCTCACTAGATCGCGTCGCCGATCTCAAGCAGATCGTGGAGCGGCTGCGCCAGGAGCGGCGCGACGATCTGCTCTGA
- a CDS encoding DNA processing protein DprA: MNAELPYYLAFARVKGIGAVRIRKLKAHFGSLQLAWSASEFDLAEASLDAKLIGALAQARRSIVPEQEVERLASVGAAAITWEDAGYPKLLREVADPPPVLFVKGALTEADAWAVSIVGTRRATVYGREVTEMLSAELARNNITIVSGMARGIDAIAHHTALKAGGRTVAVLGCGVDVVYPPEHRKLAQQIVENGALVSDYPIGTPPDALNFPPRNRIISGLSLGVVVVEADERSGALITAEFAAEQGRDVFAVPGNIFNRTSRGTNRLIQQGAHIVLDAQSILEELNLNMVADRAEVEAVVPENDTERAILARLSHEPTQVNELVRALAMPAADVTATLALMELKGLVRQATGTSYVLAREARAAYWVD, translated from the coding sequence ATGAATGCCGAACTGCCGTATTACTTGGCCTTCGCCCGCGTGAAGGGCATCGGCGCCGTGCGCATTCGAAAGCTGAAGGCACACTTCGGCTCGCTGCAGCTCGCCTGGTCTGCGAGCGAATTTGACCTGGCCGAGGCCAGCTTGGATGCCAAATTGATCGGCGCCCTGGCTCAAGCGCGGCGAAGCATCGTCCCGGAGCAAGAGGTCGAACGCTTAGCAAGCGTCGGCGCAGCGGCGATCACCTGGGAAGACGCCGGCTATCCTAAGCTGTTGCGGGAAGTGGCCGATCCGCCGCCTGTGTTGTTCGTGAAGGGTGCACTGACCGAGGCGGATGCGTGGGCGGTGAGCATCGTCGGCACGCGCCGCGCGACGGTGTATGGCCGAGAGGTGACGGAGATGCTGTCCGCTGAATTAGCGCGCAACAATATCACGATCGTCAGTGGCATGGCGCGTGGGATTGACGCGATCGCTCATCACACGGCGCTCAAGGCCGGCGGCCGTACCGTGGCTGTGTTGGGCTGCGGCGTAGATGTGGTGTATCCGCCCGAACATCGCAAGCTGGCGCAACAGATCGTCGAGAATGGCGCGCTGGTCAGCGACTATCCGATCGGCACGCCGCCGGATGCGTTGAACTTCCCGCCACGCAATCGCATCATCAGCGGGCTGAGCTTAGGTGTGGTAGTGGTCGAGGCCGACGAACGCAGCGGCGCACTGATCACCGCCGAGTTTGCCGCTGAACAAGGTCGCGACGTGTTCGCCGTGCCGGGCAACATCTTCAACCGCACCAGCCGTGGAACCAACCGGCTGATCCAACAGGGCGCGCACATCGTGCTCGACGCGCAGAGCATCTTAGAGGAGCTGAATCTGAACATGGTGGCCGATCGCGCGGAGGTCGAAGCGGTGGTGCCGGAGAACGATACCGAGCGAGCGATTCTGGCGCGCCTCTCTCACGAACCGACGCAGGTGAACGAATTGGTGCGCGCGCTGGCGATGCCTGCTGCTGATGTTACGGCAACGCTGGCGTTGATGGAGTTGAAAGGGCTGGTGCGCCAAGCGACCGGCACGAGCTATGTGCTGGCGCGCGAAGCACGTGCAGCGTATTGGGTGGATTGA
- the gcvH gene encoding glycine cleavage system H protein, which translates to MASKIDPSARYLKTHEWARIEGDEIVCGISDHAQAAMNDLVYVELPRVGATYKAGEAFGVVESVKAASDVYMPVSGTITAVNTQLESKPETINQDPYQAGWMIRIKPDNMAEFDNLLDAAAYEQLLKEAEN; encoded by the coding sequence ATGGCATCCAAAATTGATCCATCCGCGCGCTATCTGAAAACCCACGAATGGGCGCGCATCGAAGGCGATGAGATCGTATGCGGCATCAGCGACCACGCACAAGCCGCGATGAACGACCTGGTCTATGTAGAGCTGCCACGCGTCGGCGCGACGTATAAAGCCGGCGAAGCATTTGGCGTGGTGGAGTCGGTCAAAGCCGCCTCGGACGTCTACATGCCCGTCAGCGGCACGATCACGGCCGTCAACACACAACTCGAGAGCAAGCCGGAGACGATCAACCAAGATCCGTACCAGGCCGGCTGGATGATCCGCATTAAGCCCGACAACATGGCCGAGTTCGATAACCTGCTCGACGCAGCCGCCTACGAGCAGTTGCTGAAGGAAGCCGAGAATTAG